In Juglans regia cultivar Chandler chromosome 13, Walnut 2.0, whole genome shotgun sequence, the following proteins share a genomic window:
- the LOC108993431 gene encoding thaumatin-like protein 1b isoform X2: MDRRLLLYEIHSASFKIVNKCRRTIWPGLLSGANTPQLPTTGFSLRSGKSKTVSIPKYWSGRIWGRTLCGEDSTGKFSCMTADCGSGKVECAGGGAKPPATLAEFTLNGAGGLDFYDVSLVDGYNLPMLVVPRGGTGGGCSATGCLVDLNGACPSALRVARENGRGTVACRSACEAFADPRFCCSEAYSTPDTCGPSIYSLFFKYACPRAYSYAYDDKTSTYTCASADYMIIFCPSPYTSQKLLGARKDGAQLPLVNKTTMYMASQHASSSGLVQMQFIAAIFLFWLLIQPL; this comes from the exons ATGGATCGTCGTTTACTCCTCTACG AGATACACTCTGCTTCATTCAAGATAGTCAACAAGTGCCGGCGCACGATATGGCCTGGGTTGCTATCCGGCGCCAATACGCCTCAGCTCCCCACCACCGGCTTTTCACTCAGGAGTGGAAAATCCAAGACGGTATCCATACCCAAGTATTGGTCTGGTCGGATTTGGGGTCGGACCCTATGCGGCGAGGACTCCACCGGGAAGTTCTCTTGCATGACCGCGGACTGCGGGTCCGGGAAGGTAGAGTGCGCCGGGGGTGGTGCTAAGCCACCGGCCACGCTTGCGGAGTTCACGCTGAACGGCGCCGGCGGGTTAGATTTCTACGACGTCAGCTTGGTCGACGGGTACAACCTCCCGATGCTCGTTGTGCCCAGGGGAGGTACCGGCGGAGGATGCAGCGCCACCGGGTGCTTGGTGGACCTGAACGGGGCGTGCCCGTCGGCTTTGAGGGTTGCGCGTGAGAACGGGAGGGGTACCGTGGCTTGCAGGAGCGCGTGCGAGGCCTTCGCTGATCCGAGATTTTGTTGCAGTGAGGCATACTCTACGCCCGATACGTGCGGGCCGTCTATTTATTCGTTGTTTTTTAAGTACGCTTGCCCACGCGCGTATAGCTACGCGTACGATGACAAAACTAGTACCTACACCTGCGCTTCCGCTGATTATATGATCATATTTTGCCCGTCACCCTATACCAG CCAAAAGTTGCTCGGAGCTCGAAAGGATGGGGCACAGCTACCATTAGTGAACAAGACCACAATGTACATGGCAAGCCAACATGCTTCATCGTCAGGTCTGGTCCAAATGCAATTTATTGCGGCAATTTTCCTGTTTTGGCTCCTTATACAACCTCTTTGA
- the LOC108993426 gene encoding thaumatin-like protein 1, with protein MYPFSCCSSSTSSILGLLVLLLTTRGVSAATFTFVNRCDYTVWPGILANAGSPRLDSTGFELPKETSRSFQAPTGWSGRFWARTACNFDGSGSGSCLTGDCGSGQVECNGLGAAPPATLAEFTLGSGGQDFYDVSLVDGYNLPMIVEGTGGAGVCASTGCVTDLNQQCPSELRVGDGNACKSACEAFGNPEYCCSGSYATPATCRPSVYSEMFKAACPRSYSYAYDDATSTFTCSGADYTVTFCPSSPSQKSSKDPTPMTSTTPQGFGSQSGSGYSVSGSGSGEGSESGSGYSVSGSGSESGSGAGEAMMRDGSWLAGLAMGDSSRTHSPSTVRSALIGLATLSFALAFHNL; from the exons ATGTATCCCTTCTCTTGCTGCTCCTCCTCCACTTCCAGTATTCTGGGCCTTCTTGTTCTACTTCTCACTACTAGAG GTGTTTCGGCAGCTACATTCACCTTTGTGAACAGATGTGACTACACTGTATGGCCTGGCATTCTCGCTAATGCAGGCAGCCCTAGACTCGATAGCACCGGATTCGAGCTCCCAAAGGAAACTTCACGTTCCTTCCAAGCTCCCACCGGCTGGTCTGGTCGGTTCTGGGCTCGGACAGCGTGCAACTTCGACGGATCCGGGTCAGGGTCGTGCCTCACGGGCGACTGCGGCTCCGGCCAAGTCGAGTGCAACGGACTTGGAGCCGCCCCACCCGCCACCCTCGCAGAGTTCACGCTTGGTTCGGGTGGGCAGGACTTCTATGACGTTAGCTTGGTGGACGGATACAACCTTCCCATGATAGTGGAAGGCACCGGCGGGGCTGGTGTCTGCGCTTCGACCGGTTGCGTCACGGATCTGAACCAACAATGCCCATCGGAGCTGAGGGTCGGAGACGGGAACGCGTGCAAGAGTGCGTGCGAGGCGTTTGGAAACCCCGAGTATTGTTGCAGCGGTTCTTATGCTACACCCGCCACGTGCAGGCCGTCGGTGTACTCTGAGATGTTCAAGGCTGCTTGTCCGAGATCTTATAGCTACGCGTACGATGATGCTACGAGTACGTTCACGTGTTCCGGTGCCGATTATACTGTGACATTTTGCCCTTCCTCTCCCAG TCAGAAATCTTCTAAAGATCCAACACCAATGACGTCAACCACACCACAGGGATTCGGGTCTCAGTCCGGGTCAGGCTATTCTGTTTCGGGTTCGGGGTCCGGTGAAGGATCAGAAAGCGGTTCTGGATATTCGGTTTCTGGGTCAGGATCAGAATCAGGGTCAGGAGCTGGGGAAGCCATGATGAGAGATGGCTCATGGTTGGCAGGTTTGGCCATGGGAGACTCATCAAGAACACACTCTCCCTCAACAGTACGGTCTGCGTTGATAGGCTTGGCTACTTTGTCGTTTGCTCTCGCATTCCATAATTTGTAG
- the LOC108993372 gene encoding protein NUCLEAR FUSION DEFECTIVE 4-like produces the protein MGFFERSSPVSSTTLKWLGFVAAVWVQCISGNNYTFSNYSDALKSLMNLTQVELNNLSVAKDVGKAFGLLAGLASDKFPTWLILVIGAVEGLVGYGAQWLVVSEKITLSYWQMCIFLCMGGNSTTWMNTAVLVTCIRNFRKNRGPVSGILKGYVGLSTAIFTDLCAALFYDDAASFLIMLAVVPLGVCVIAAFFLHESPPVATSAEEQEESRYFWVFNIVAVVVAVYLLSYDFIRSPNTVFSQVFVAVLLVLLASPLGIPVYYFFKNRSGQGTDIEGQVREHLLVKEEKEATESQDKVEVAAKEEKTMPVIGEEHLVFEALRTADFWIMFISFLCGVGTGLAVMNNMGQIGLALGYTDVSIFVSLTSIWGFFGRIISGTVSEHFVKKAGTPRPLWNAASQIVMAVGYVLMALAVPGSLYIGSIVVGICYGVRLAITVTVASELFGLKYYGLIYNILILNLPLGSFLFSGLLAGILYDMEATATTGGGNTCVGAHCYRLVFVVMAVACIVGFGLDILLSVRCKAVYAKICARNRSKKSLPNSRRRSVKD, from the exons ATGGGCTTCTTCGAGCGCTCTTCCCCTGTTTCCTCAACCACCCTCAAATGGCTAGGCTTTGTAGCTGCCGTCTGGGTCCAATGCATCTCCGGCAACAACTACACCTTCTCCAACTACTCCGATGCCCTCAAGTCCCTAATGAATCTCACCCAGGTTGAGCTCAACAATCTGTCGGTGGCCAAGGATGTGGGCAAGGCTTTTGGGCTTCTCGCCGGCCTTGCTTCCGATAAGTTCCCCACCTGGTTAATTCTGGTTATTGGGGCCGTCGAAGGGCTTGTTGGATATGGTGCGCAATGGCTTGTTGTCAGTGAGAAGATCACTCTTTCTTATTGGCAG ATGTGCATATTTCTGTGCATGGGAGGCAACAGCACGACGTGGATGAACACAGCGGTGTTAGTGACCTGCATAAGAAACTTCCGCAAGAACCGGGGGCCAGTCTCGGGTATACTCAAGGGCTACGTGGGCCTCAGCACCGCCATATTCACCGATCTATGTGCCGCTCTCTTCTACGACGATGCCGCCTCCTTCCTGATCATGCTAGCCGTCGTCCCCTTAGGAGTCTGCGTCATCGCCGCCTTTTTCCTCCACGAATCCCCTCCCGTGGCCACATCCGCCGAAGAGCAAGAGGAGTCCCGTTACTTCTGGGTCTTCAACATCGTGGCCGTCGTTGTCGCGGTCTACCTCCTGTCCTACGACTTCATACGCAGCCCCAACACGGTGTTCTCTCAGGTCTTCGTGGCCGTACTGTTGGTTCTCTTGGCCTCCCCGCTGGGAATCCCGGTTTACTATTTCTTCAAGAACCGGTCAGGACAGGGTACGGACATCGAGGGACAGGTTCGAGAACATCTGTTGGTAAAGGAGGAGAAGGAAGCGACTGAGAGTCAGGATAAGGTGGAGGTGGCGGCGAAGGAGGAGAAGACGATGCCGGTGATCGGAGAGGAGCACTTGGTTTTCGAGGCATTGAGGACCGCTGATTTCTGGATAATGTTTATATCGTTTTTGTGTGGAGTGGGGACTGGCTTGGCGGTGATGAACAATATGGGACAGATTGGGCTGGCCCTTGGCTACACCGACGTGTCCATTTTCGTTTCGCTCACTAGCATTTGGGGGTTTTTCGGCCGAATCATTTCGGGTACCGTTTCGGAGCATTTCGTCAA GAAAGCTGGTACACCAAGACCTCTTTGGAATGCAGCTTCTCAGATTGTAATGGCTGTCGGTTACGTTCTTATGGCCTTGGCTGTGCCTGGTTCCCTATACATTGGTTCAATCGTTGTTGGGATTTGCTATGGCGTCCGTCTGGCCATTACTGTCACAGTTGCGTCCGAACTATTTGGCCTAAAGTATTATGGTCTCATCTACAACATTCTAATCCTCAACCTTCCTCTTGGGTCCTTCCTCTTTTCCGGGCTTCTTGCCGGCATATTATACGACATGGAGGCTACTGCCACTACCGGAGGAGGCAATACCTGTGTTGGAGCACATTGTTACAGGCTAGTGTTTGTGGTGATGGCTGTTGCTTGCATTGTTGGGTTTGGTCTAGACATTTTGTTGTCAGTTCGGTGCAAGGCTGTTTATGCCAAGATTTGTGCCCGCAATAGGTCGAAGAAATCCTTACCCAATTCCCGAAGACGATCTGTGAAAGATTGA
- the LOC108993321 gene encoding endo-1,4-beta-xylanase 5-like isoform X2, whose amino-acid sequence MCKSQPEKALYQGGILKSHAVNRIGVSASNANSQSLILNDLTQGTIYSFSSWVKIKGAGADSAVIRASLKTENKTYYCIGTVLAKPGCWSFLKGGFVLSSPSNFSVLFLQNPDNRNVSIEIASTSVQPFTEEQWRTSQQYMINSQRKRAVTIHVSNGHGEGLRGAAIDIRQVSKDFPFGSAIAQTILGNLPYQNWFIKRFHAAVFENELKWYATEPEQGKVNYTIPDQMLRFVRANQIIARGHNIVWEDPKYIPAWVSNLTGPELQSAVNSRIQSLLNKYKEEFIHWDVSNEMLHFDFYEQSLGPNATLHFCKAAHKLDPLATLFMNDFNVVETCSDINSTVDIYISRLRELERDGVSMDGIGLEGHFDVPNPPLIRATIDRLATLGLPIWLTEVDISNTLDKEQQAIYLEEVLREGFSHPSVNGIMLWTALHPNGCYRMCLTDNNFQNLPAGDVVDKLLKEWQTGEIEGETDEHGSYSFHGFLGEYQISVKYGNRTANSTISLCRGDETKHYNIQI is encoded by the exons ATG TGTAAAAGCCAGCCAGAGAAGGCACTTTACCAGGGAGGGATTCTCAAAAGTCATGCCGTAAACCGCATTGGCGTTTCTGCAAGTAACGCTAATTCGCAGTCTTTGATATTGAACGATCTTACCCAGGGCACCATTTACTCTTTCTCCA GTTGGGTCAAGATAAAAGGTGCAGGTGCAGACTCGGCTGTCATAAGGGCAAGCCTGAAAACAGAGAATAAGACGTATTACTGTATTGGGACTGTTTTGGCCAAGCCTGGATGCTGGTCATTTCTCAAGGGTGGATTTGTTCTGAGCTCTCCATCTAATTTCTCTGTCCTGTTCCTTCAG AATCCGGACAATAGAAATGTCAGTATAGAAATTGCAAGCACTTCAGTACAGCCATTTACTGAGGAGCAATGGAGAACAAGTCAGCAGTATATGATTAACAGT CAAAGGAAGCGTGCGGTAACAATCCATGTCTCAAATGGACATGGAGAAGGGTTGCGAGGGGCAGCAATTGACATAAGGCAAGTGTCAAAAGACTTCCCATTTGGATCTGCAATAGCTCAGACCATTCTCGGAAATTTGCCGTATCAA AATTGGTTTATCAAGAGATTCCATGCAGCCGTATTTGAAAATGAACTCAAGTGGTATGCCACAGAACCAGAACAAGGAAAGGTCAACTACACCATACCTGACCAGATGTTGAGATTTGTTCGCGCTAACCAAATCATTGCTAGAGGACACAACATAGTCTGGGAGGACCCCAAGTACATTCCTGCATGGGTTTCTAACCTAACAGGTCCTGAACTGCAATCAGCTGTCAACTCGCGTATACAAAGCCTACTGAACAAGTACAAAGAAGAATTCATTCACTGGGATGTTAGCAATGAAATGCTTCACTTTGATTTCTACGAACAAAGCCTCGGCCCTAATGCCACATTACATTTCTGTAAGGCAGCACACAAGTTAGACCCTTTAGCAACACTGTTTATGAACGACTTTAATGTGGTCGAGACCTGCAGCGATATAAATTCAACCGTTGATATCTACATCTCAAGGCTGAGAGAACTCGAACGTGATGGTGTTTCAATGGATGGAATTGGGCTAGAGGGTCACTTTGATGTACCAAACCCTCCTCTAATTAGAGCTACCATAGATAGGTTGGCCACACTTGGGCTCCCCATATGGCTTACAGAGGTGGATATTAGCAATACTCTCGATAAAGAACAACAG GCTATTTACCTTGAGGAAGTATTGAGAGAAGGCTTTTCACATCCTTCTGTGAACGGGATAATGCTTTGGACGGCGCTTCATCCTAATGGGTGTTACCGAATGTGCTTGACagataataattttcaaaatctcccGGCTGGAGATGTGGTTGACAAGCTTCTGAAAGAGTGGCAAACTGGGGAGATCGAGGGTGAGACAGATGAGCATGGTTCATATAGCTTTCATGGCTTCTTAGGAGAGTACCAAATAAGTGTCAAATATGGCAATAGGACTGCAAATTCTACGATCTCACTCTGTCGAGGTGATGAAACTAAACATTATAACATTCAGATATAA
- the LOC108993431 gene encoding thaumatin-like protein 1b isoform X1 encodes MDRRLLLYGTILTLLASSFLSEIHSASFKIVNKCRRTIWPGLLSGANTPQLPTTGFSLRSGKSKTVSIPKYWSGRIWGRTLCGEDSTGKFSCMTADCGSGKVECAGGGAKPPATLAEFTLNGAGGLDFYDVSLVDGYNLPMLVVPRGGTGGGCSATGCLVDLNGACPSALRVARENGRGTVACRSACEAFADPRFCCSEAYSTPDTCGPSIYSLFFKYACPRAYSYAYDDKTSTYTCASADYMIIFCPSPYTSQKLLGARKDGAQLPLVNKTTMYMASQHASSSGLVQMQFIAAIFLFWLLIQPL; translated from the exons ATGGATCGTCGTTTACTCCTCTACGGTACCATTCTCACTCTCCTCGCCTCCTCTTTTCTCTCAG AGATACACTCTGCTTCATTCAAGATAGTCAACAAGTGCCGGCGCACGATATGGCCTGGGTTGCTATCCGGCGCCAATACGCCTCAGCTCCCCACCACCGGCTTTTCACTCAGGAGTGGAAAATCCAAGACGGTATCCATACCCAAGTATTGGTCTGGTCGGATTTGGGGTCGGACCCTATGCGGCGAGGACTCCACCGGGAAGTTCTCTTGCATGACCGCGGACTGCGGGTCCGGGAAGGTAGAGTGCGCCGGGGGTGGTGCTAAGCCACCGGCCACGCTTGCGGAGTTCACGCTGAACGGCGCCGGCGGGTTAGATTTCTACGACGTCAGCTTGGTCGACGGGTACAACCTCCCGATGCTCGTTGTGCCCAGGGGAGGTACCGGCGGAGGATGCAGCGCCACCGGGTGCTTGGTGGACCTGAACGGGGCGTGCCCGTCGGCTTTGAGGGTTGCGCGTGAGAACGGGAGGGGTACCGTGGCTTGCAGGAGCGCGTGCGAGGCCTTCGCTGATCCGAGATTTTGTTGCAGTGAGGCATACTCTACGCCCGATACGTGCGGGCCGTCTATTTATTCGTTGTTTTTTAAGTACGCTTGCCCACGCGCGTATAGCTACGCGTACGATGACAAAACTAGTACCTACACCTGCGCTTCCGCTGATTATATGATCATATTTTGCCCGTCACCCTATACCAG CCAAAAGTTGCTCGGAGCTCGAAAGGATGGGGCACAGCTACCATTAGTGAACAAGACCACAATGTACATGGCAAGCCAACATGCTTCATCGTCAGGTCTGGTCCAAATGCAATTTATTGCGGCAATTTTCCTGTTTTGGCTCCTTATACAACCTCTTTGA
- the LOC108993431 gene encoding thaumatin-like protein 1b isoform X3 yields the protein MDRRLLLYGTILTLLASSFLSEIHSASFKIVNKCRRTIWPGLLSGANTPQLPTTGFSLRSGKSKTVSIPKYWSGRIWGRTLCGEDSTGKFSCMTADCGSGKVECAGGGAKPPATLAEFTLNGAGGLDFYDVSLVDGYNLPMLVVPRGGTGGGCSATGCLVDLNGACPSALRVARENGRGTVACRSACEAFADPRFCCSEAYSTPDTCGPSIYSLFFKYACPRAYSYAYDDKTSTYTCASADYMIIFCPSPYTSQKLLGARKDGAQLPLVNKTTMYMASQHASSSGR from the exons ATGGATCGTCGTTTACTCCTCTACGGTACCATTCTCACTCTCCTCGCCTCCTCTTTTCTCTCAG AGATACACTCTGCTTCATTCAAGATAGTCAACAAGTGCCGGCGCACGATATGGCCTGGGTTGCTATCCGGCGCCAATACGCCTCAGCTCCCCACCACCGGCTTTTCACTCAGGAGTGGAAAATCCAAGACGGTATCCATACCCAAGTATTGGTCTGGTCGGATTTGGGGTCGGACCCTATGCGGCGAGGACTCCACCGGGAAGTTCTCTTGCATGACCGCGGACTGCGGGTCCGGGAAGGTAGAGTGCGCCGGGGGTGGTGCTAAGCCACCGGCCACGCTTGCGGAGTTCACGCTGAACGGCGCCGGCGGGTTAGATTTCTACGACGTCAGCTTGGTCGACGGGTACAACCTCCCGATGCTCGTTGTGCCCAGGGGAGGTACCGGCGGAGGATGCAGCGCCACCGGGTGCTTGGTGGACCTGAACGGGGCGTGCCCGTCGGCTTTGAGGGTTGCGCGTGAGAACGGGAGGGGTACCGTGGCTTGCAGGAGCGCGTGCGAGGCCTTCGCTGATCCGAGATTTTGTTGCAGTGAGGCATACTCTACGCCCGATACGTGCGGGCCGTCTATTTATTCGTTGTTTTTTAAGTACGCTTGCCCACGCGCGTATAGCTACGCGTACGATGACAAAACTAGTACCTACACCTGCGCTTCCGCTGATTATATGATCATATTTTGCCCGTCACCCTATACCAG CCAAAAGTTGCTCGGAGCTCGAAAGGATGGGGCACAGCTACCATTAGTGAACAAGACCACAATGTACATGGCAAGCCAACATGCTTCATCGTCAG GCAGATAG
- the LOC108993321 gene encoding endo-1,4-beta-xylanase 5-like isoform X1, with product MDETYIPMNRNHKPLHSNSTNANAVRPLQFLSRNSTKIALAFSLWASFLVLGPLLVASYDGPLYDHTAYTECKSQPEKALYQGGILKSHAVNRIGVSASNANSQSLILNDLTQGTIYSFSSWVKIKGAGADSAVIRASLKTENKTYYCIGTVLAKPGCWSFLKGGFVLSSPSNFSVLFLQNPDNRNVSIEIASTSVQPFTEEQWRTSQQYMINSQRKRAVTIHVSNGHGEGLRGAAIDIRQVSKDFPFGSAIAQTILGNLPYQNWFIKRFHAAVFENELKWYATEPEQGKVNYTIPDQMLRFVRANQIIARGHNIVWEDPKYIPAWVSNLTGPELQSAVNSRIQSLLNKYKEEFIHWDVSNEMLHFDFYEQSLGPNATLHFCKAAHKLDPLATLFMNDFNVVETCSDINSTVDIYISRLRELERDGVSMDGIGLEGHFDVPNPPLIRATIDRLATLGLPIWLTEVDISNTLDKEQQAIYLEEVLREGFSHPSVNGIMLWTALHPNGCYRMCLTDNNFQNLPAGDVVDKLLKEWQTGEIEGETDEHGSYSFHGFLGEYQISVKYGNRTANSTISLCRGDETKHYNIQI from the exons ATGGATGAAACATATATTCCCATGAACAGAAACCATAAACCACTCCATTCAAATTCCACGAATGCTAATGCTGTCAGACCGCTTCAATTTCTAAGCAGAAACAGCACGAAGATTGCTCTTGCTTTTAGTCTCTGGGCTAGCTTCCTCGTCTTAGGCCCTCTCTTGGTTGCTTCATATG ATGGGCCTTTATACGATCACACTGCTTATACCGAG TGTAAAAGCCAGCCAGAGAAGGCACTTTACCAGGGAGGGATTCTCAAAAGTCATGCCGTAAACCGCATTGGCGTTTCTGCAAGTAACGCTAATTCGCAGTCTTTGATATTGAACGATCTTACCCAGGGCACCATTTACTCTTTCTCCA GTTGGGTCAAGATAAAAGGTGCAGGTGCAGACTCGGCTGTCATAAGGGCAAGCCTGAAAACAGAGAATAAGACGTATTACTGTATTGGGACTGTTTTGGCCAAGCCTGGATGCTGGTCATTTCTCAAGGGTGGATTTGTTCTGAGCTCTCCATCTAATTTCTCTGTCCTGTTCCTTCAG AATCCGGACAATAGAAATGTCAGTATAGAAATTGCAAGCACTTCAGTACAGCCATTTACTGAGGAGCAATGGAGAACAAGTCAGCAGTATATGATTAACAGT CAAAGGAAGCGTGCGGTAACAATCCATGTCTCAAATGGACATGGAGAAGGGTTGCGAGGGGCAGCAATTGACATAAGGCAAGTGTCAAAAGACTTCCCATTTGGATCTGCAATAGCTCAGACCATTCTCGGAAATTTGCCGTATCAA AATTGGTTTATCAAGAGATTCCATGCAGCCGTATTTGAAAATGAACTCAAGTGGTATGCCACAGAACCAGAACAAGGAAAGGTCAACTACACCATACCTGACCAGATGTTGAGATTTGTTCGCGCTAACCAAATCATTGCTAGAGGACACAACATAGTCTGGGAGGACCCCAAGTACATTCCTGCATGGGTTTCTAACCTAACAGGTCCTGAACTGCAATCAGCTGTCAACTCGCGTATACAAAGCCTACTGAACAAGTACAAAGAAGAATTCATTCACTGGGATGTTAGCAATGAAATGCTTCACTTTGATTTCTACGAACAAAGCCTCGGCCCTAATGCCACATTACATTTCTGTAAGGCAGCACACAAGTTAGACCCTTTAGCAACACTGTTTATGAACGACTTTAATGTGGTCGAGACCTGCAGCGATATAAATTCAACCGTTGATATCTACATCTCAAGGCTGAGAGAACTCGAACGTGATGGTGTTTCAATGGATGGAATTGGGCTAGAGGGTCACTTTGATGTACCAAACCCTCCTCTAATTAGAGCTACCATAGATAGGTTGGCCACACTTGGGCTCCCCATATGGCTTACAGAGGTGGATATTAGCAATACTCTCGATAAAGAACAACAG GCTATTTACCTTGAGGAAGTATTGAGAGAAGGCTTTTCACATCCTTCTGTGAACGGGATAATGCTTTGGACGGCGCTTCATCCTAATGGGTGTTACCGAATGTGCTTGACagataataattttcaaaatctcccGGCTGGAGATGTGGTTGACAAGCTTCTGAAAGAGTGGCAAACTGGGGAGATCGAGGGTGAGACAGATGAGCATGGTTCATATAGCTTTCATGGCTTCTTAGGAGAGTACCAAATAAGTGTCAAATATGGCAATAGGACTGCAAATTCTACGATCTCACTCTGTCGAGGTGATGAAACTAAACATTATAACATTCAGATATAA